One Oryza glaberrima chromosome 10, OglaRS2, whole genome shotgun sequence DNA segment encodes these proteins:
- the LOC127786383 gene encoding F-box/LRR-repeat protein 15, producing the protein MADRGRMKGVEGGEGGSGAGEGAEERDGEAREELELALSLGRRGWHLPAARREPPPPPAAMRWTMPPHSWDHDAAGSSRAATHVPPLRCRDIWHGDNDAGGAIEGAEEGDEEDEEGDEDGDRDLQSKRPKVRGFGEESPQHSGVNASFFGLESTHFPGSDEHGHFKLSHCPENELDFGLSLFPNDGVNENPGDGNVGDVEISGGENSEDVEIRMDLSDDLLHLIFSFLGQRDLCKAGASCKQWRSASMHEDFWKCLKFENTRISLQNFVDICHRYQNVTYLNLSGVPHAELLVMEAITCLRHLKTLIMGKGQLGEAFFQLLSECPLLTTLTVSDASLGSGIQEVTVNHDGLHELQILKCRALRISVRCSQLQILSLRRTGMAHVSLNCPQLVELDFQSCHKLSDNAIRQAATACPLLASLDMSSCSCVTDETLREIANSCPNLSVLDASNCPNISFESVRLPMLVDLRLLSCEGITSASMAAIAYSRLLEALQLDNCSLLTSVSLDLPHLKNISLVHLRKFAELTLRSPVLSYIKVSRCSVLHRVSITSNALQKLVLQKQESLSSLSLLCNNLIDVDLSDCESLTNAVCEVFSDGGGCPLLRSLILDNCESLSTVELNSSSMVNLSLAGCRSMTLLKLSCPNLQNVNLDGCDHLERASFCPVGLESLNLGICPKLSDLHIEAPKMSLLELKGCGVLSQASINCPRLTSLDASFCRKLMDDSLSQTAEACPLIENLILSSCLSIDLNGLSSLHCLHKLALLDLSYTFLTNLKPVFDSCPQLKILKLSACKYLSDSSLDALYREGALPMLVELDLSYSSIGQTAIEELLSCCTNLVNVNLNGCTNLHQLVCGSDDCSSGDMPVDVCPPDSAPVRSEEISERSDRLLEVLNCTGCPNIKKVIIPSMTTYLRLSKINLNLSTNLKEVDLTCSNLYTLNLSNCSSLEVLKLDCPRLTNLQLLACTMLQDEELESAISRCSALEILNVHSCPKINVLDFSRLRVVCPSLKRIQSSLIT; encoded by the exons atggcggacCGGGGGAGGATGAAGGGGGTGGAGGGTGGCGAGGGAGGGAGTGGTGCCGGGGAAGGGGCGGAGGAGAGGGACGGGGAGGCACGGGAGGAGCTGGAGCTCGCGCTGTCGCTGGGGCGGCGAGGGTGGCATTTGCCGGCAGCGCGGCGcgagccgccgcccccgcccgcgGCTATGAGGTGGACGATGCCTCCTCATTCATGGGACCACGACGCAGCCGGGAGCTCGCGGGCTGCGACACACGTCCCTCCGCTTAGGTGTCGCGACATTTGGCACGGAGACAATGATGCAGGGGGCGCTATAGAgggcgcggaggagggagacgaggaggacgaggagggagATGAGGATGGAGACAGGGATCTGCAGAGTAAACGGCCCAAAGTGCGCGGCTTCGGCGA AGAAAGCCCACAACATTCTGGTGTAAATGCTTCCTTCTTTGGCTTGGAATCAACACATTTCCCTGGTTCTGATGAACATGGCCATTTCAAGCTCTCACACTGTCCAGAAAATGAATTAGATTTTGGTTTGTCGCTTTTCCCAAATGATGGTGTTAATGAGAACCCAGGGGATGGCAATGTTGGTGATGTAGAAATCTCAGGTGGAGAAAATTCTGAAGATGTTGAAATAAGAATGGATCTATCTGATGATCTATTGCACCTG ATATTCTCTTTCTTGGGTCAGAGGGATCTATGCAAAGCAGGTGCCTCCTGTAAACAGTGGCGCTCTGCTAGTATGCATGAGGACTTCTGGAAATGCTTGAAGTTTGAGAATACTAGGATATCTCTGCAAAACT TTGTTGACATTTGCCATCGTTACCAAAATGTGACATACCTAAATCTGTCTGGTGTCCCACATGCAGAATTACTGGTGATGGAAGCGATAACATGCTTAAG GCATCTCAAGACACTAATAATGGGCAAAGGGCAGCTGGGAGAAGCATTTTTTCAGTTGTTGTCTGAGTGCCCATTACTGACTACTCTGACAGTTAGTGATGCATCCCTCGGGAGTGGCATTCAAGAAGTAACCGTTAATCACGATGGATTACATGAACTTCAAATTTTGAAGTGTCGTGCACTCAGAATATCTGTCAG ATGTTCCCAGCTTCAAATACTCTCATTGAGGCGAACTGGCATGGCTCATGTATCACTCAACTGTCCCCAGTTGGTTGAATTGGATTTTCAGTCCTGCCATAAACTTTCTGATAATGCCATTCGCCAAGCTGCTACAGCTTGTCCGCTGTTAGCATCACTAGATATGTCATCTTGCTCATGTGTTACTGATGAGACACTGCGTGAGATAGCTAATTCATGTCCGAATCTCTCTGTTCTTGATGCATCTAACTGCCCAAACATTTCATTTGAG TCGGTAAGGCTTCCTATGTTGGTAGACCTGAGACTACTAAGTTGTGAGGGGATCACGTCTGCTTCCATGGCTGCAATAGCTTACAGTCGTCTGCTTGAG GCATTACAACTTGATAACTGCAGTTTGTTGACATCTGTGTCTTTGGATCTGCCACATCTCAAGAACATAAGTCTTGTTCACCTGCGCAA GTTTGCTGAGTTGACTTTGCGAAGTCCTGTTCTTTCTTACATTAAAGTTTCCAGATGCTCAGTACTTCATCGTGTTAGCATAACATCAAATGCTCTTCAG AAATTGGTGTTGCAAAAGCAAGAGAGCCTATCAAGTTTGTCATTGTTATGCAACAACTTGATCGATGTCGATCTTAGTGACTGCGAATCATTAACAAATGCAGTTTGCGAAGTTTTCAGTGATGGAGGTGGTTGCCCATTGCTCAGATCATTGATTCTTGACAACTGTGAG AGTCTGAGCACTGTTGAACTGAATAGTAGTTCCATGGTCAATCTCTCTCTTGCTGGTTGCCGCTCCATGACATTACTAAAACTTTCATGCCCAAATCTGCAAAATGTGAATCTTGATGGCTGTGATCACCTCGAAAGGGCGTCATTTTGTCCA GTTGGTCTTGAATCCCTAAACCTtggaatatgtccaaaattaagtGATCTTCACATTGAGGCCCCAAAGATGTCTCTATTGGAGCTGAAGGGTTGTGGTGTTCTTTCCCAGGCATCAATAAATTGCCCTCGCTTGACATCCTTAGATGCCTCATTCTGCAG GAAACTAATGGATGATTCACTGTCTCAAACAGCAGAGGCGTGCCCGCTAATTGAAAATCTTATCCTGTCATCATGTCTATCAATTGACCTCAATGGATTGTCCTCTTTGCATTGCCTTCATAAGCTGGCCTTGCTTGACCTGTCATACACATTTTTGACCAACTTGAAGCCTGTTTTTGACAGTTGCCCACAGTTAAAG ATCTTAAAACTTTCGGCTTGCAAGTATCTCAGTGATTCATCATTAGATGCCCTATACAGAGAGGGTGCACTTCCTATGTTGGTTGAGCTAGATCTGTCCTACTCATCCATTGGGCAGACTGCAATCGAGGAGCTTCTTTCATGTTGTACAAATTTGGTTAATGTGAATCTGAATGGATGCACAAACCTGCATCAGTTGGTGTGTGGGTCAGATGACTGCAGTTCTGGTGACATGCCTGTTGATGTTTGTCCACCTGATTCAGCACCAGTGAGGAGTGAAGAGATCAGTGAAAGGTCTGATCGTCTGCTTGAAGTTCTGAATTGTACTGGTTGTCCAAATATTAAGAAAGTCATCATCCCTTCAATGACAACCTATCTACGCCTGTCTAAAATCAATCTTAATCTGTCCACAAATTTAAAGGAAGTGGATTTGACATGCTCCAATCTTTATACTTTGAACCTGAG CAATTGTAGCTCCCTGGAGGTTCTGAAGCTTGATTGCCCAAGACTGACAAATCTCCAACTTCTG GCATGCACCATGTTGCAAGATGAGGAACTAGAATCTGCAATATCGCGCTGCAGTGCATTGGAGATTCTCAATGTGCACTCTTGTCCAAAG ATAAATGTGCTGGACTTTAGCAGACTGCGTGTGGTTTGTCCAAGCCTCAAGCGCATCCAAAGCAGCCTTATCACATAA